The DNA region GTCAATAAGATCTTTCCAAGCATCTCTACAGTGAATTACAATTGGTCTATTAACTTCCTTAGCAAATTGAATAAACCTCGAAAAAACTTCTTTTTGTTTTTCCTTTGGAGAATGAAGCCTATAGTAATCAAGTCCTATTTCTCCTATAGCGAGAGTTTTTTCGGTCACCAAACTTTTCCAATCTAATTCATCTACATATGGGCTTGATGATTCGTGAGGATGAACACCGATAATCGAATAAATTCCTTCAAAAATACTTAAGTGATTAGCTCTCAAACTAGACTCCCAATCATATCCTACTACAAAGAATGAAACAACTCCATTTTTCTTTGCTCTCTCTACGTATTCTCTCCATTGGGGATAAATACGCTCATCATTTAAATGTACGTGCGTATCTGTCCACATATCTTCAATCGGAGCCCAGGGCTATGCCTCCACCGTCGATATGGCCCTACGGGTAGAAAGAGATAGGTAAGCTCCAGTCAG from Dictyoglomus turgidum DSM 6724 includes:
- a CDS encoding TatD family hydrolase, with amino-acid sequence MWTDTHVHLNDERIYPQWREYVERAKKNGVVSFFVVGYDWESSLRANHLSIFEGIYSIIGVHPHESSSPYVDELDWKSLVTEKTLAIGEIGLDYYRLHSPKEKQKEVFSRFIQFAKEVNRPIVIHCRDAWKDLIDIMKAEKVWEVGGIMHSYSGSYETFKLVSEWNFLFSFSGPITYPNAKNLREVLKKIPLEYIVIETDAPYLPPQSCRGKMNEPAYLPEIAEKISELKNVSLEDLSIKFRENLKNLFGKEI